DNA from Jeotgalibacillus haloalkalitolerans:
TGGCGGCTGGCAGGGCGGACTGCTTGCAACTGCAGCGATCTTCCTTCCTGCGTTCCTCCTCATTCTTGGAGCACTTCCATTCTGGAATGCTTTAAGAACAAACCCAAAAATGAAAGCAGCATTTATGGGTGTAAATGCAGCAGTTGTCGGCATTCTGATCTCAGCCTTCTACTTCCCGATCTGGACAAGCTCTATTCTGGAGCCGATCCACTTCGTACTGGCAGCATTTTTATTCAGCATGCTTGTGTTCTGGAAGCTTCCACCATGGGTTGTGGTGTTGACTGGTGCGGTTGCAGGGCTGTTGTTTCTGTAAATGAATAATAAGGATAATATTGTAAAGGTGATACAGTAACCTCCGTCCCCGCTGTATCGCAAAAAAGGAATCGCCCACCGGCGATTCCTTTTTTACATTCTTTATTTATCGCGGCCTACATCACCCGGGATATCTCCCTGCGGTGTTGCGTCGACTGTGTTTTGGCTCTTTTTGTTCAGCTGGACAACAGAGTCGTTTGATGAGCCTGTTGATCCTGACTGTGAAGATACGCCTTCTTTGACTTCAGATCCTGCATCAGCAACCTGGCTGCCGATGTCTTTTGCATCTTCTGTAGCTTCCTTCGCTGTATCAACGATATCAGAAGCGCTGTCGCGGATAGCTTCTACCTGTGGCACGACATCTTCATTTACTTTTTCATATAGAGACTGTGCCTCGTTCATTGCATTTTTAAGCGTTGAGACAGCTGACTGGAAACGTCCTGACAGGTCATTTTTGAACTCGCCCGGATTATCTTTTACGTTGCGTACAAAGCCGCTTGTAGATGATCCGATGTTCTTACTTCCTGTTTTCACCTGTTCTCTTGTGTTTGTGTCAAGAAGTGCAACTGCAGCACCAACCGCTGCACCAACTAATACACCCATTAATAATTTGCTGCTGCCTTCATTTTTGCCGTTATAATTTTGTGCCATGGTTAAATAGCCTCCTAAGATGTTTTGTATATTTAGGAGTCTACCCTTCTGTTATTCATTTAAACATTCAGACCGATTCTTTCAGCCTTGCCATCGCAAGCCATGTACCGAGCTCAGTTCTGCTGATACCAACGCCTACGTACCCTGAAGCCATGAAATCTCTTTGTCTTTCTGTTTTATCAGTTCTGACAAAAATATATGAATCTTTATCAACAAAAAGCTTTTGTTTCAGCGGTTTGTAAAAAATATAGCGTGGCATATTACCATATTTCAATTTCACATCCACTACGACCATTTCCTGCTTGAACTTGTCACGCATGCTTGGCAGGTTTGACGGTGAGACTGTACAGCAGACGTGTTCAAAGTATGGATTTGTGAATTTCAGTTCCTGCATGATCACTTTAGCCATTGTCTGCTGAAGACCGTTGCCGCGGTAATCAGGATCCACAAGTGAAATTTCCTGGTGTACAACCTTCATCTGTTCTTCATATGACAGTCCGAGATCCCTGCCCAGATTTTCTTCATCATCCCCCGGGAAAAGCAGTGCGCGGACCGCAATCAGCCGGTTTTCCACATACACCCCGACCAGGATGCCTCCTTCACCTAAGACATATTGTATTTCTTCATCTGTCAGCGGCTGAAGTGTTACCTGGTCTTCAAGCCCTGCAACAATTTTATGCTGAAATGCTTTGAATTCATCAAATTGATTATCCGTCAGCTGTCTCATGACATATTGTGTTTTCACGTTGTCAGATTTTCTGACAGCTTCTCCCTGATATAACTCCATAAGTTGATCTCCTTTACGTTCCATCTGAATTAATTGATAATTAATGTTAGTTTAACACGTTAAAATCAAAGGTGTGAAAGATTTGAAAATCATTGTACTCTCAGATACGCACATGCCCAGAATGGCGAAGTCACTTCCACCCAGACTTTTAAAAGAATTAAATACAGTTGATTTGATTCTTCATACAGGGGACTTTAACACAATAGAAGTCCTCCATGAACTCGAACAGTTTGCGCCGGTGCTAGGCGTTGTGGGAAATGCAGATGATGAAGCTGTCCTTAAAGTGCTGCCTGAAAAACAGATTGTCGACGTCGGTTCATTTAAAATCGGGATGGTTCATGGTCACGGAAAAGGAAAAACGACTGAAAAAAGAGCCCTGGAAGCTTTTTCAGATGACAGGATTGATCTGCTGATCTACGGTCACTCGCATATTCCTTCTTTTAAAACAGTGAATGGCCTGCAGGTCCTGAATCCGGGGTCCCCGACAGATAAAAGAAGACAGAAGCAGTTTTCTTTTGTCGTGTTGACGGTTGAGGATACGTTAGGTGTGGAATTTATCTATTATGATAGTAAAAAATAGGAGGAATTCAAATGGAGAAAAAATTAGTGATTGCACATGACCTTGAAGAGAACCTGGTAAAGGCAGCTGAAGAAGCAGCTCCCGGTTGGACAGTCATAACCGGAAAAGATGAAGATCAGTGGGGGCCTCGCCTGAAAGATGCAACTGTAATTGCAGGATGGAAGAAAGCGATGACACCTTACCTTGATCAGGCTGAAAATCTTGAGTGGATACAGTCCTGGAGTGCCGGGATCGACAGTCACCCGCTTGAAGCGTTTGAAAAGCATAATATTAAGCTGACAAGTGCAAACGGTGTTCATGCGTTTCCAATTGCTGAAACCATTTTTGCAATGATGCTTGGCTGGACCCGCCATATTCATACATACACCCGGCAGCAGCAAGAGAAAAAATGGCATCATGCCGGATTAAAGCTTGAATTGCACGGGAAGAAGCTTGCCCTATTAGGTGCCGGAGCAATCGGTAAGGAAACAGCTAAGATTGCTAAAGCATTTGGCATGGAAGTTGCAGGGTTCCGCAGAAGTGGTGAAAAGGAAGAGTATTTTGACGAAATGTATCAGCTTGATCAGCTTCATCAGGTTCTGCCTGACTGTGATTATATTGTCATTACATTACCACTTACAAAGGAAACAAACGGTCTATTTACTGCAGAAACATTTGAGCAGATGAAGCCGGAGAGTTTTCTTGTGAATATCGGACGTGGTGAAATTATTGATGAGAAAGCCATGGTTCAGGCGCTGAAGGAAGGGGAAATTGCTGGAGCAGGGCTTGATGTATTTGCAACAGAACCGCTGCCTGAAGACAGCCCGCTGTGGGAAATGGACAATGTCATCGTCACCCCACACACAGCAGGGTCAACGGAATATTACAATGCCCGTGTGATCAGGGATATCCTGATTCCTAATCTGAAATCATTCATTAATGATGAGAAGCTGAGTGTGAATGTGGTGGATTACCAGAAGGGATATTAAATACACTTTATTATATTGGCTGATGCTTTCCGCTTCAGGGGGACGCTTTCCGTCGGTGGACCGTTTTTTGGTCCTGTCCTTGAGCCCGCAGGCTTCGCCATGGCCTCACACGTCCCTTCCTGCGAGCCGCCCCCTTATGCTCCAATCACCAGCTGTGCAGAAACAACAATGGACTTTAACAAAGCGTAAATAAAAAACCTGAACATCCAGTGAAATTCGGATGTTCAGGTTTTTTAAGTTGAATTATTCAGTCTTCCCCTGCCAGTTCATCATGCCGCCTGACATATTGGTTACGCTGTAGCCCTGTCCTTCAAGATACTGCGTGCCCATTGTGCTGCGGCCGCCTGATGCACAGACAACGATATACTCTTTCGATTTATCCAGCTCCTGCTTACGGAATTCAAGCAGGCCGAGCGGGATGTTTACTGCACCGGGAATCTTCCCGCCTTTTACTTCTTCCGCTTCTCTTACATCCAGAATATGAAGCTCTTCATTTGCATTTAACTTCTGTTCTACTTCAGTTGGCATAATTGATTTCATTTTAATAACCTCCACATTTTTTTAATTTAACTACTCCAGCCTCAGACTTCTGGAGGAGAGTCATTTTATTGACCATGTACCCTTTGCTTTTCAGAAAACGGATTCCAAGCTTCAGGTCTACATGATCTGATGCGATGACATGTATATTTTCTTTCGGCAATTCTTTATAAAATCGTTTCAGGTAAGCATATGGAATATGCTGAAACGGGGAAAATCTGTTTACGGTTGAATCGTTATATGGCCTTAAGTCAACAACCACTTCTGACTGGTTCATCTGGTCTTCAGGTACACACTCTACACCGTTTACAGGGGCATAGCGTTTATAAATTGAAATGAGTGCAATGACGATTGCTGCAATGAGTAATAATTCCACTCCAACACCACCTCTTAAAGTTTACATTGATTATATTATACCCCCAGGGGCATATAGTCAAGCGGAAAGTTTTTGCGTATTAACCCTTTTTTCTTCTATACTGTTAGTAGAAATTTCAGGAGGTCAAACGATGAAATTATGGATCAACCGAATTAGCTCAATTCTCACACTTGCTGCACTTACCATGGTATTCGTGCGGTTTTTCTTTCCGGATGTCACGCCGTTTCTGACAACGGGCATACTTTTTATTCTATTCTTTGTCTTTTTAGCCGTATCTATTGTAACCTTTGATCCAAAAGCCTCAAAGCGTGACGAACTGGTCGGTCTGCCGGTGACTATTTATTTTTCGGTTCTGGTCGTATTTCTGCAGTTGATCGGTGGCAAAACGGATACCCCGCTCAGCATTGATCAGCCTTTTTTATGGATCGCGATTGCCCTCGGGATATGGCTTGATATTAAAAGAACCCGAAAAAATAAGAAAGACAGAGAAAAAAGCGCCGCATAGGCGCTTTTTTCAATCTGCGTATATTGAATAAATCAAATGATCTGTCCATTCGCCGTTTTCATGAATAAACTTTTTCCGTGTGCACTCATATGCCATCCCGGCTTTTTCTGCTGTTTTA
Protein-coding regions in this window:
- a CDS encoding YtxH domain-containing protein, whose product is MAQNYNGKNEGSSKLLMGVLVGAAVGAAVALLDTNTREQVKTGSKNIGSSTSGFVRNVKDNPGEFKNDLSGRFQSAVSTLKNAMNEAQSLYEKVNEDVVPQVEAIRDSASDIVDTAKEATEDAKDIGSQVADAGSEVKEGVSSQSGSTGSSNDSVVQLNKKSQNTVDATPQGDIPGDVGRDK
- a CDS encoding GNAT family N-acetyltransferase; this encodes MELYQGEAVRKSDNVKTQYVMRQLTDNQFDEFKAFQHKIVAGLEDQVTLQPLTDEEIQYVLGEGGILVGVYVENRLIAVRALLFPGDDEENLGRDLGLSYEEQMKVVHQEISLVDPDYRGNGLQQTMAKVIMQELKFTNPYFEHVCCTVSPSNLPSMRDKFKQEMVVVDVKLKYGNMPRYIFYKPLKQKLFVDKDSYIFVRTDKTERQRDFMASGYVGVGISRTELGTWLAMARLKESV
- a CDS encoding metallophosphoesterase family protein — encoded protein: MKDLKIIVLSDTHMPRMAKSLPPRLLKELNTVDLILHTGDFNTIEVLHELEQFAPVLGVVGNADDEAVLKVLPEKQIVDVGSFKIGMVHGHGKGKTTEKRALEAFSDDRIDLLIYGHSHIPSFKTVNGLQVLNPGSPTDKRRQKQFSFVVLTVEDTLGVEFIYYDSKK
- a CDS encoding D-2-hydroxyacid dehydrogenase translates to MEKKLVIAHDLEENLVKAAEEAAPGWTVITGKDEDQWGPRLKDATVIAGWKKAMTPYLDQAENLEWIQSWSAGIDSHPLEAFEKHNIKLTSANGVHAFPIAETIFAMMLGWTRHIHTYTRQQQEKKWHHAGLKLELHGKKLALLGAGAIGKETAKIAKAFGMEVAGFRRSGEKEEYFDEMYQLDQLHQVLPDCDYIVITLPLTKETNGLFTAETFEQMKPESFLVNIGRGEIIDEKAMVQALKEGEIAGAGLDVFATEPLPEDSPLWEMDNVIVTPHTAGSTEYYNARVIRDILIPNLKSFINDEKLSVNVVDYQKGY
- a CDS encoding rhodanese-like domain-containing protein produces the protein MKSIMPTEVEQKLNANEELHILDVREAEEVKGGKIPGAVNIPLGLLEFRKQELDKSKEYIVVCASGGRSTMGTQYLEGQGYSVTNMSGGMMNWQGKTE
- a CDS encoding sulfurtransferase, with protein sequence MELLLIAAIVIALISIYKRYAPVNGVECVPEDQMNQSEVVVDLRPYNDSTVNRFSPFQHIPYAYLKRFYKELPKENIHVIASDHVDLKLGIRFLKSKGYMVNKMTLLQKSEAGVVKLKKCGGY